Proteins from one Nitrobacteraceae bacterium AZCC 2146 genomic window:
- a CDS encoding invasion protein IalB (product_source=COG5342; cleavage_site_network=SignalP-noTM; cog=COG5342; pfam=PF06776), translating to MSVRRILTVVSISVATCGLSGLAQAQTAASKGAKAEPAKPAPAVKPAAKPTAAPAAAAAVGGNAEPTLVGQFGTWGAYTATPNGKKVCFALAKPSSSKTNPPNRPRDPAYAFVSTRPAEKVNNEVSIMIGYQLKPGSESTLEVGGARYAMYTQGDGLWIKNAAEEERMVDAMRKAADVTVKGMSAKGTETSDTFSLKGLAQALDRLAQDCRR from the coding sequence ATGTCCGTGCGGCGAATCCTGACAGTTGTGTCGATCAGTGTGGCGACGTGCGGCCTGTCCGGCCTCGCGCAGGCGCAAACCGCCGCGTCGAAGGGCGCCAAGGCGGAGCCCGCAAAGCCCGCTCCCGCCGTGAAGCCGGCTGCAAAGCCGACCGCAGCTCCCGCGGCAGCGGCTGCCGTCGGCGGCAACGCCGAGCCGACTTTGGTCGGCCAGTTCGGCACCTGGGGCGCCTATACCGCGACCCCGAACGGCAAGAAGGTCTGCTTTGCGCTGGCCAAGCCGTCGTCGTCGAAAACCAATCCGCCGAACCGGCCGCGCGATCCGGCCTATGCCTTCGTCTCCACCCGCCCGGCGGAGAAGGTGAACAACGAAGTCTCGATCATGATCGGCTACCAGCTCAAGCCGGGATCGGAATCGACGCTCGAAGTCGGCGGCGCCCGCTACGCCATGTACACCCAGGGCGACGGGCTCTGGATCAAGAACGCCGCCGAGGAAGAGCGCATGGTCGATGCCATGCGCAAGGCCGCCGACGTCACCGTCAAGGGCATGTCCGCCAAGGGCACCGAGACCTCAGATACCTTTTCGCTGAAGGGCCTGGCCCAGGCCTTGGACCGGCTGGCGCAGGATTGCCGCCGCTAG
- a CDS encoding NAD(P)-dependent dehydrogenase (short-subunit alcohol dehydrogenase family) (product_source=COG1028; cath_funfam=3.40.50.720; cog=COG1028; pfam=PF13561; superfamily=51735), with product MFEKGLLANKRILVTGGGSGLGAAMGRRFVELGAELVICGRRIELLEQTATQLREEFGAKVHAVQCDLRDAVAVETMMDIVWRDGPLDVLVNNAAATFIAQSERLSARGADAILAPTLHGALYCTLEAGRRWIEGHHKGVVLSILSTSTITGRAFTVPSAMAKSGILAMTKSLAVEWGPKGIRTVAIAPGPFPTAGASGQLRPEGRDTGPAANNPMGRVGEHSELANLASFLISDQAGYINGEMVVQDGGAHLRSSGAEDLLQWTDAQWAAQRAARAKG from the coding sequence ATGTTTGAAAAAGGCTTGCTGGCGAACAAGCGGATTCTGGTCACCGGCGGCGGCTCGGGCCTTGGCGCCGCGATGGGCCGCCGCTTTGTCGAGCTCGGCGCGGAACTGGTCATCTGCGGCCGCCGGATCGAATTGCTGGAACAGACCGCAACACAATTGCGCGAGGAGTTCGGCGCCAAAGTCCACGCGGTGCAATGTGACCTCCGCGATGCCGTTGCGGTCGAGACCATGATGGACATCGTCTGGCGCGACGGACCGCTCGACGTTCTCGTCAACAACGCCGCCGCTACTTTCATCGCGCAGAGCGAGCGTCTCTCGGCGCGCGGCGCGGACGCGATTCTGGCGCCGACGCTGCACGGCGCGCTGTATTGCACGCTGGAGGCCGGCAGACGCTGGATCGAGGGCCACCACAAGGGCGTGGTGCTGAGCATTCTGTCGACCTCGACCATCACCGGCCGCGCCTTCACGGTACCCTCCGCGATGGCGAAATCCGGCATCCTGGCGATGACAAAATCTCTTGCGGTGGAATGGGGACCGAAGGGGATTCGCACCGTGGCGATCGCGCCCGGCCCGTTCCCGACCGCCGGCGCCTCCGGACAATTGCGCCCCGAAGGCCGCGACACCGGACCGGCAGCGAACAATCCGATGGGCCGCGTCGGCGAACACAGCGAACTCGCCAACCTCGCCAGCTTCCTGATTTCCGATCAGGCCGGCTACATCAATGGCGAGATGGTGGTGCAGGATGGCGGCGCGCATCTGCGCAGTTCCGGCGCCGAAGACCTGCTGCAATGGACCGACGCGCAATGGGCCGCGCAGCGCGCGGCGCGCGCCAAAGGCTGA
- a CDS encoding NADPH2:quinone reductase (product_source=KO:K00344; cath_funfam=3.90.180.10; cog=COG0604; ko=KO:K00344; pfam=PF00107,PF08240; smart=SM00829; superfamily=51735), whose product MKAILCSQFCEPDDLVLADVADPVAEAGQVVIAIKSAALNFFDILMIQGKYQVKPPFPFSPAAEVAGVIESVSSGVTNLKVGDRVVASVGHNGAREKIAVPAVSVVKIPDNLDFDRAAGVIITYGTALHALEDRASPKPGETLAVLGAAGGTGLAACELGKLMGLKVIACASSEEKLEFAKQHGAELGLNYATEDLKEGLKRLTGGKGVDIIFDPVGGTYAEAALRAIAWEGRFLVIGFAAGDIPKMPLNLALLKGCDIRGVFWGAWVRQNPEKNRANLEKLVKWAADGKISSHVDRTFPLAQTADALKVLGGRKAMGKVILHP is encoded by the coding sequence ATGAAAGCCATTCTCTGCTCGCAGTTTTGCGAACCCGACGATCTCGTTCTCGCCGATGTCGCGGATCCCGTCGCCGAGGCCGGCCAGGTCGTCATCGCGATCAAATCCGCGGCGCTGAATTTCTTCGACATCCTGATGATCCAGGGCAAGTATCAGGTGAAGCCGCCGTTCCCGTTCTCGCCGGCTGCGGAAGTCGCGGGCGTCATCGAAAGCGTCAGCAGTGGCGTCACTAATCTGAAAGTCGGCGACCGCGTGGTCGCTTCCGTCGGCCACAATGGCGCGCGCGAAAAGATCGCAGTGCCGGCAGTGTCGGTGGTGAAGATTCCCGACAATCTCGATTTCGATCGCGCCGCCGGCGTCATCATCACCTACGGCACCGCGCTGCATGCGCTGGAAGACCGCGCCAGCCCGAAGCCGGGCGAAACCCTGGCCGTGCTCGGCGCCGCCGGCGGCACCGGACTCGCTGCGTGCGAACTCGGCAAGCTGATGGGCCTGAAGGTGATCGCCTGCGCGTCCTCGGAGGAGAAACTTGAATTCGCCAAACAGCACGGCGCTGAATTGGGTCTGAACTACGCGACGGAAGACCTCAAGGAAGGCCTGAAGCGGCTGACCGGCGGCAAGGGCGTCGATATCATCTTCGATCCGGTCGGCGGCACCTATGCGGAAGCAGCACTGCGCGCCATCGCATGGGAAGGCCGTTTTCTGGTGATCGGTTTTGCCGCCGGTGACATTCCAAAGATGCCGCTTAATCTGGCGCTGCTGAAAGGCTGCGACATCCGCGGCGTGTTCTGGGGCGCCTGGGTGCGGCAGAACCCGGAGAAGAACCGCGCCAATCTGGAGAAGCTGGTGAAGTGGGCCGCCGATGGAAAAATCTCATCGCACGTCGACCGCACGTTTCCGCTGGCGCAGACAGCCGACGCGCTGAAGGTGCTGGGCGGGCGCAAGGCGATGGGCAAGGTGATCCTGCATCCGTGA